The proteins below are encoded in one region of Silene latifolia isolate original U9 population chromosome 2, ASM4854445v1, whole genome shotgun sequence:
- the LOC141642507 gene encoding acyl-CoA--sterol O-acyltransferase 1-like, with protein MVELAEDEFSNFVKVWLSIFVSLSYCYIIGKIIPKGFARLIALLPVIALFFALPLNLTSLHLCVFTSLFISWLATFKLLLFAFGKPPLTFDPPLSFNNFLLVAGLPIKLHTDSPLKTASNLKQKYLQESLNENDPDHETKNKSYPSSHKSKTQPKISPWNYIIKVILLAVIVKTYDYSNQLPEKLLSTLHGFHIYFALELILACVAKSAKVFLGFDLEPQFNEPLLSTSLQDFWGRRWNIMVTSILRPTVYLPTLNFASKFVGQEMGKLVGVMASFSVSGIYHDLIFYYLGRLTPTFQVTWFFLLHGFCLCVEVILKKYFGGKVRVPRWISGIATVGFVIVTGVRLFMPPLLRAGLTTKGVHEYAVIGAFIKRTII; from the coding sequence ATGGTTGAGCTAGCAGAAGATGAGTTTAGCAACTTTGTTAAGGTATGGTTATCAATTTTTGTATCTTTGAGTTACTGTTATATCATCGGCAAGATTATTCCCAAAGGTTTCGCAAGATTAATAGCATTACTTCCTGTAATCGCTTTGTTTTTCGCCCTGCCTCTAAATCTAACTTCTCTTCATCTATGTGTCTTCACTTCTTTATTCATTTCTTGGCTTGCAACTTTCAAGCTCTTGCTTTTTGCATTTGGTAAACCTCCTCTTACTTTTGACCCGCCCCTCTCATTCAATAATTTCCTTTTAGTTGCTGGTTTACCCATCAAATTACATACAGATTCACCTCTTAAAACAGCATCGAATCTGAAACAGAAATACCTGCAGGAATCACTAAATGAAAACGACCCAGATCATGAAACCAAAAATAAATCCTACCCATCTTCTCACAAATCAAAAACACAACCGAAGATTTCACCTTGGAATTACATCATCAAAGTAATTTTGTTAGCTGTCATAGTTAAAACCTATGATTACAGCAATCAGTTACCAGAAAAGTTGTTATCCACATTACATGGTTTTCACATATATTTTGCATTAGAGTTAATCTTAGCATGTGTTGCAAAATCAGCTAAAGTTTTTCTAGGATTTGACCTCGAACCTCAATTCAACGAACCCTTGTTATCGACTTCATTACAAGATTTCTGGGGTAGAAGATGGAATATTATGGTGACCAGCATATTAAGGCCTACAGTGTACCTCCCAACGCTGAATTTCGCATCCAAGTTCGTAGGCCAGGAGATGGGTAAGCTGGTTGGGGTAATGGCCTCATTCAGCGTGTCAGGAATCTACCATGATCTCATATTCTACTACCTTGGGCGCCTGACACCGACGTTCCAAGTTACATGGTTCTTCCTCCTGCATGGATTTTGCCTCTGTGTCGAGGTGATCCTTAAAAAGTACTTTGGTGGTAAAGTGAGGGTCCCTCGGTGGATCTCGGGCATCGCGACGGTGGGGTTTGTGATAGTTACTGGTGTACGGTTGTTCATGCCACCGTTGTTGAGGGCTGGGTTGACTACCAAGGGAGTTCATGAGTATGCGGTTATTGGTGCGTTCATTAAGCGCACCATCATTTGA